The Montipora capricornis isolate CH-2021 chromosome 1, ASM3666992v2, whole genome shotgun sequence genome contains a region encoding:
- the LOC138014174 gene encoding uncharacterized protein, giving the protein MLVYLPVVRRTRSKYSREVTFSEANLKNWEKHLEKLEEHCKPRGSKIVAATQYKVLTQGDMELPEYIEKCRQITDACGWPESAKDMALRNAILLGLKNPMVYQKCLEENQDTLTADRVIEIATDIYNSDCQRSIMQTLSTASAAATAIQQGSTQVHKLQGNHQEDGKSEKGHVKIFTFQDKDGMKRHDCYCCGARPAHPKSKCPAKDVKCHNCGKKGHYQKCCKSKRAKSGKNRTFKQTQVHDLQTQLVEGNSQPPINPYPGPHLPLEPLHQYSSQPVLFHRIQTYHVKSINDTPSKHIKPLWLSAASEGPIHQVECEIDTGAGCNVMPLYMYKSLFGNKELMPTSMQIYGYGESPIANLGACIITIHTRNKQPQMATCQVTDTRGYLILGRTTAQQIGYIDFPVVTPPALTRVPQVQTSVRPNSDEVKTPICEMTNDAVILNGKRHCLPITKEYVLSEFKDVFEGIGKLPGGKYHIELKPDAQPVQHPPRAVPEKKKEAYKNELERLCSLGIIESGAGHTDWIHSSVPVAKPDLSIRLGLDPTDLNQSIKRNQYYSKTIDEVSAELHESRYFTVVDAKSGYWMVELNSKSSLLTTFNTPWGKYKWLRLPFGLKVSSDVFQERLNSVLQGVRGITCANITTHKYC; this is encoded by the coding sequence ATGCTTGTGTATTTACCAGTGGTCAGGAGAACGCGGTCAAAATATTCTCGAGAGGTGACGTTTTCCGAAGCGAATCTCAAGAATTGGGAAAAGCACCTCGAAAAATTGGAGGAGCACTGCAAACCGAGGGGAAGCAAAATCGTCGCGGCCACTCAATACAAGGTGTTAACGCAAGGAGATATGGAACTACCCGAGTATATCGAAAAGTGCAGACAAATTACCGACGCATGTGGATGGCCAGAGAGCGCCAAAGACATGGCTCTCCGGAATGCAATTCTCCTTGGACTCAAAAATCCAATGgtgtatcagaaatgtttggaaGAGAACCAAGACACACTCACAGCGGACAGGGTCATCGAGATTGCTACGGACATCTACAATAGCGATTGTCAAAGATCGATTATGCAGACTCTCAGCACAGCATCGGCAGCAGCCACAGCCATACAACAAGGGTCAactcaagttcacaagctacaAGGAAATCACCAAGAAGATGGAAAATCAGAAAAAGGACACGTAAAAATTTTCACTTTCCAAGACAAAGATGGAATGAAGCGACACGACTGTTATTGTTGCGGAGCAAGGCCAGCTCATCCAAAGTCTAAGTGTCCAGCCAAGGATGTAAAATGTCACAACTGTGGTAAAAAAGGGCATTACCAGAAGTGTTGCAAAAGCAAGAGAGCAAAATCAGGCAAGAACAGAACGTTCAAACAAACTCAAGTGCACGACTTACAGACACAACTAGTGGAGGGAAATAGCCAGCCTCCAATCAACCCGTATCCAGGCCCCCACCTGCCGCTTGAACCGCTTCACCAGTACTCAAGTCAGCCAGTATTGTTTCACCGTATTCAGACGTATCATGTTAAGAGCATTAATGACACTCCAAGCAAGCATATCAAGCCACTTTGGTTGAGTGCAGCAAGTGAAGGACCGATTCACCAAGTTGAGTGTGAGATCGACACTGGCGCGGGATGCAATGTAATGcctttatacatgtacaaatcGTTGTTTGGAAATAAAGAACTGATGCCTACTTCCATGCAAATCTACGGATACGGAGAATCTCCGATAGCAAATCTTGGAGCGTGTATAATTACCATACACACCAGAAATAAACAGCCACAGATGGCAACCTGTCAGGTGACAGACACTCGAGGATACCTTATCCTAGGTAGAACAACAGCGCAGCAAATTGGTTACATTGACTTCCCAGTGGTAACACCACCCGCTTTAACCCGTGTTCCACAAGTCCAAACGAGTGTACGTCCAAACTCAGATGAAGTTAAAACGCCCATATGTGAAATGACAAATGATGCAGTTATCCTGAATGGAAAGAGACACTGTTTACCTATTACAAAGGAGTATGTATTGTCAGAATTTAAAGATGTGTTCGAAGGCATTGGTAAACTGCCAGGAGGGAAATACCACATTGAACTGAAACCTGATGCTCAACCTGTACAGCACCCACCCAGGGCAGTGCCCGAAAAGAAGAAGGAGGCCTATAAAAATGAGCTAGAACGATTATGCAGCTTAGGCATTATCGAATCGGGGGCGGGACACACTGACTGGATCCATAGCAGTGTTCCTGTTGCAAAACCAGATTTATCGATTCGACTCGGTCTAGATCCAACAGACCTCAACCAGAGTATCAAGAGGAACCAGTACTACTCCAAGACGATTGACGAAGTTAGTGCTGAACTCCATGAGTCGAGGTATTTCACAGTCGTTGACGCCAAGTCGGGATATTGGATGGTGGAATTGAATTCCAAGAGCTCACTTTTGACAACTTTCAATACCCCGTGGGGAAAATACAAATGGCTCAGACTTCCCTTTGGCCTGAAAGTCAGCTCAGACGTCTTCCAAGAGAGACTAAATTCCGTCCTGCAAGGAGTAAGAGGAATCACCTGCGCCAACATCACCACACACAAATACTGTTAA
- the LOC138038268 gene encoding uncharacterized protein: MAQGGVSVEAEEIFAQSKEALDITLLGSEWNSSAGGLSTLNRELAIHLSQQPNVRVSVLVPEGACKDEDKKAAQNFGINVLDAGKQPGFSEPLDWLGFPPQDHTIDVVVGHGVKLGRQVNIIKRSPRFQNCKWVHMVHTAPEDLSKYKGYDNPTSRGEQKHWDEVDLCKYADLVVPVGPRLKKAYSSYLQGCKKVEDIFEIVPGLFNREFGDLVQQAKVESDDDFKVLLCGRGDDEDFELKGYDIAVKAFADQRLKGKRYYLLFVGAPDGKQDEVRRRLLNCGITDEQLTVRKFVQSRAKMKDLFCEVDLVIMPSRSEGFGLVALEALSAGLPVLVGSNSGFARAVQSIPFGAYSIVDSEDPVYWAEAIEGVHVKHRVCLQESQYLREAYGQEYCWKRQCEAFVDKLWRMVHESSTCEASAADSLVEEQPIAIPGPFCQAQGAVISYRKNARTSGQRKTSSEEIGRDANEIRQRSKAAVTSREERSLCAFGDNFIKLLISVSDLNEEQEKEVYNLLETQVKMFVKSRDYSSNKRKGVRALTDFINKAYEVSLMAVNMGSLEIIVECPTLRSLEHLWKDYLSGHLNKVAERYLVTDEMKKKVGLETINLKTTIDEENYLACRKFLTKMPGEANRALVSSQQGLLDQESSITEMNKSADYTAVKEQETSWAMRMEKAKVSRSALHRASINGQYEEVKRHLKNGANVDERDQFLLTPLHLACWYGHESVVKLLLLHNADVNALDRFQFTPLQKAEHCNHQSIIQLLLDHDAKPSFQQPLSLRTLAKRAFLRTDSHSGFNVLQAVVLQGDYDSVYKASTLLENFVEQMKCETISNNASVFRGKAAVDILSSAMAWRKPGYTDIEKLYRRLVGIDETVNELHSCAKSGDVEKVIELVLNDGIDVNVAAKSNITPLLLASGMSSGVLIKTLIDLGADVNAQTAPRKEGPLVFAASSNNYMVARVLLEHGADANIQDRVGETPLHKAVTWKDVPLVKLLLKNKVDANIQDRVGETPLHKAVMRKDVPLVKLLLENKADANIQDRVGETPLHKAVMLEDLPLVKVLIENKADASIQDLRGETPLHQAVMWGSKPLVKLFLENKADATIQNQQGETPLHKAVMLEDLLLVKVLIENKADANIQDLRGETPLHQAVMLEDLRLVKLLIENKADANIQDLRGETPLHKAVMWGSKPLVKADATIQNQQGETPLHKAVMLEDLLLVKVLIENKADANIQDLRGETPLHQAVMWRSKPLVKLFLENKADANIQNQEGETPLHKAVMLEDFPVVKVLIENKADANIQDLRGETPLHKAVMLEDLPLVKVLIENKADANIQNQWGNTPLHQCAHYGFSDTSQMLIESGCNINLRNKKGETPSDIETSRRQWSKRPSARYSQDFESSTPRWRFHREWLDLTKIEPEPEYVTEADDLHVVLPQVARLPYGSKQSLEEVVREADEKWPSKGVLMKKQQELSSLEKETQARLTRQPEMTKEVKEKGQAS, from the exons ATGGCACAAGGAGGAGTATCTGTAGAAGCAGAGGAGATTTTTGCCCAAAGCAAGGAAGCACTGGACATTACTCTTTTAGGGAGTGAATGGAATTCATCGGCTGGGGGGTTGTCAACATTAAACAGAGAGCTTGCAATTCATCTGTCACAACAGCCAAATGTCAGAGTTTCTGTCTTGGTCCCAGAGGGTGCTTGCAAAGATGAAGACAAAAAGGCAGCCCAAAATTTTGGGATCAATGTTCTTGATGCAGGGAAACAACCAGGCTTCAGTGAACCTCTTGACTGGTTGGGCTTCCCACCACAAGATCACACAATAGATGTTGTTGTTGGCCATGGTGTGAAACTTGGACGGCAAGTTAACATCATAAAACGTTCTCCACGATTCCAAAATTGTAAATGGGTGCACATGGTGCATACTGCTCCAGAAGACCTCAGCAAATATAAGGGTTATGATAATCCTACTTCAAGAGGTGAACAGAAGCACTGGGATGAGGTTGATCTTTGCAAATATGCTGACCTTGTTGTTCCAGTGGGACCAAGACTTAAAAAGGCTTACTCTTCCTATTTACAGGGGTGTAAGAAGGTTGaggatatttttgaaatagttccagGTCTATTTAATAGGGAATTTGGGGATTTAGTGCAACAGGCCAAAGTTGAGAGTGATGATGATTTCAAGGTGTTGTTGTGTGGGCGTGGAGATGATGAGGACTTTGAGCTGAAGGGAtatgacattgctgttaaggCATTTGCTGATCAACGCCTGAAAGGAAAACGTTATTATCTTCTGTttgtgggtgcccctgatgggaAGCAGGATGAGGTCAGGAGAAGACTTCTCAACTGTGGAATTACTGATGAGCAGCTGACAGTGCGAAAATTTGTACAGAGCCGGGCAAAAATGAAGGATCTCTTTTGTGAAGTCGACCTTGTTATCATGCCTTCAAGATCAGAGGGTTTTGGTCTTGTTGCTCTTGAAGCCTTATCAGCTGGGTTACCAGTTCTTGTGGGGAGTAATTCAGGGTTTGCAAGAGCAGTACAAAGCATTCCCTTTGGAGCATACAGCATAGTTGATTCAGAAGATCCTGTTTACTGGGCTGAAGCAATTGAGGGTGTCCATGTTAAACACAGAGTGTGCCTTCAAGAAAGCCAATATCTGAGAGAAGCTTATGGTCAGGAGTACTGTTGGAAAAGACAATGTGAAGCATTTGTCGACAAGTTATGGAGAATGGTTCATG AGAGCTCTACTTGTGAAGCGTCTGCTGCAGATAGCTTGGTTGAAGAACAGCCTATTGCAATCCCAGGACCATTTTGCCAGGCTCAAGGTGCAGTGATTTCATACCGAAAAAATGCAAGGACATCAGGCCAAAGAAAAACTTCCAGTGAAGAAATAG GAAGGGATGCAAATGAGATAAGACAAAGATCAAAGGCTGCAGTGACATCTAGAGAGGAACGTTCTTTGTGTGCATTTGGAG ACAATTTTATCAAGCTCCTAATCAGTGTATCAGACCTAAACGAAGAACAAGAGAAAGAAGTCTATAATCTTTTAGAAACTCAAGTCAAAATGTTTGTGAAATCCCGTGACTATTCCTCAAATAAACGGAAGGGAGTAAGAGCCTTGACTGATTTTATCAACAAAGCCTACGAGGTATCCTTAATGGCTGTCAACATGGGCTCTCTTGAAATCATTGTGGAGTGCCCAACCTTAAGAAGTCTTGAGCATCTGTGGAAAGATTATCTCTCTGGTCACCTCAATAAAGTGGCAGAACGATATCTTGTGACAGACgaaatgaagaagaaagttGGCCTGGAGACAATAAACCTGAAAACAACCATAGATGAGGAAAACTACTTGGCCTGCAGGAAATTTCTTACCAAAATGCCAG GAGAAGCAAACCGTGCTTTGGTATCTTCGCAACAAGGTTTACTTGATCAGGAATCTAGCATAACTGAGATGAACAAGTCTGCCGATTACACGGCT GTCAAGGAACAGGAGACAAGCTGGGCTATGAGAATGGAAAAGGCCAAA GTATCTCGAAGTGCTCTTCATAGAGCGTCAATCAATGGACAATATGAGGAGGTCAAGAGGCACCTGAAGAATGGTGCAAATGTTGATGAAAGAGATCAG TTTTTGTTAACGCCGCTGCATCTTGCCTGTTGGTATGGACATGAATCTGTTGTCAAGCTGTTGCTACTTCATAATGCAGATGTCAATGCTTTAGACAGG TTTCAGTTCACTCCTCTGCAGAAAGCTGAACACTGCAATCATCAGTCGATAATTCAGCTGCTTCTGGACCATGATGCAAAACCAAGTTTTCAGCAACCA CTGAGTCTTAGGACATTGGCAAAGAGGGCTTTTTTGCGTACGGACAGCCATTCGGGATTTAATGTACTTCAAGCAGTTGTCTTACAAGGAGACTATGACAGTGTTTACAAAGCAAGTACCCTTCTAGAGAACTTTGTGGAGCAAATGAAATGCGAAACAATAAGTAATAACGCGTCTGTTTTCCGAGGAAAAGCAGCAGTTGATATTCTATCATCAGCTATGGCTTGGAGAAAACCAGGCTATACTGATATTGAAAAACTATACAGAAGATTGGTTGGGATTGACGAAACAGTAAATGAGCTGCACTCGTGCGCCAAGAGCGGCGATGTAGAAAAGGTGATTGAGCTCGTTTTGAATGACGGTATTGATGTCAATGTCGCTGCAAAGAGCAACATCACACCATTGCTGTTGGCGAGTGGGATGTCCTCTGGTGTGTTAATCAAGACCCTGATTGATCTTGGTGCAGACGTAAATGCTCAAACAGCCCCACGTAAAGAGGGACCTTTGGTTTTTGCAGCTTCTAGCAATAATTACATGGTGGCTAGAGTGCTTTTGGAGCATGGAGCTGATGCAAATATTCAAGACCGCGTGGGAGAAACACCTCTACACAAAGCAGTCACGTGGAAGGAtgtacctctcgtcaagctattgcttaaAAACAAGGTGGATGCAAATATTCAAGACCGCGTGGGAGAAACACCTCTACACAAAGCAGTCATGCGGAAGGAtgtacctctcgtcaagctattgcttgaaaacaaggcggatgcaAATATTCAAGACCGGGTGGGAGAAACACCTCTACATAAAGCAGTCATGCTTGAGGATTTACCTCTCGTCAAGGTATTGATTGAAAACAAAGCGGACGCGAGTATTCAAGACCTGCGGGGAGAAACACCTCTACATCAAGCAGTCATGTGGGGGAGCAAACCACTCGTCAAgctatttcttgaaaacaaggcggatgcaACTATTCAAAACCAGCAGGGAGAAACGCCTCTACATAAAGCAGTCATGCTTGAGGATTTACTTCTCGTCAAGGTATTGATTGAAAACAAAGCGGACGCGAATATTCAAGACCTGCGGGGAGAAACACCTCTACATCAAGCAGTCATGCTTGAGGATTTACGTCTCGTCAAGTTATTGATTGAAAACAAAGCGGACGCGAATATTCAAGACCTGCGGGGAGAAACACCTCTACATAAAGCAGTCATGTGGGGGAGCAAACCACTCGTCAAGGCGGATGCAACTATTCAAAACCAGCAGGGAGAAACGCCTCTACATAAAGCAGTCATGCTTGAGGATTTACTTCTCGTCAAGGTATTGATTGAAAACAAAGCGGACGCTAATATTCAAGACCTGCGGGGAGAAACACCTCTACATCAAGCAGTCATGTGGAGGAGCAAACCACTCGTCAAgctatttcttgaaaacaaggcggatgcaAATATTCAAAACCAGGAGGGAGAAACGCCTCTACATAAAGCAGTCATGCTTGAGGATTTCCCTGTCGTCAAGGTATTGATTGAAAACAAAGCGGACGCGAATATTCAAGACCTGCGGGGAGAAACACCTCTACATAAAGCAGTCATGCTTGAGGATTTACCTCTCGTCAAGGTATTGATTGAAAACAAAGCGGACGCTAATATTCAAAACCAGTGGGGAAATACGCCTCTTCATCAATGCGCTCATTACGGATTTTCTGACACTTCACAAATGCTGATTGAATCCGGATGCAATATCAACCTGAGGAACAAGAAAGGAGAAACCCCTTCTGATATTGAAACTTCCAGAAGGCAGTGGAGTAAACGCCCATCAGCTCGCTATTCACAAGATTTCGAAAGCTCTACACCACGGTGGAGGTTTCACCGCGAATGGTTGGACTTGACTAAAATAGAACCTGAACCAGAGTATGTTACAGAGGCAGACGATCTACATGTAGTGCTGCCTCAGGTTGCAAGACTACCTTATGGCAGCAAGCAAAGCTTAGAAGAGGTTGTGCGTGAGGCTGATGAAAAATGGCCAAGTAAAGGGGTCTTAATGAAGAAACAACAAGAGTTGTCTTCACTCGAGAAAGAGACACAAGCTCGACTTACACGACAGCCCGAAATGACTAaagaagtaaaagaaaaaggacaaGCAAGCTAG